The following coding sequences are from one Liolophura sinensis isolate JHLJ2023 chromosome 12, CUHK_Ljap_v2, whole genome shotgun sequence window:
- the LOC135479467 gene encoding uncharacterized protein LOC135479467, producing the protein MNPESQVTTRGGQLQRVTSPYGIPEGAVPLDRQEVLKVQWTTIRNWKPRSEMWPFIHGASLLASFSALSGAVCNMYFREKFNVQKFGRASTFVPIIVIPAALSMITHQLWVSNTILVDEFSCPLCGQVRAGTIQAILGAVYPCTLAAPLAIVLARRNWTYPVPTITEHRQVLSMLSKTGRPFQLPFLVIFMGQFVMGMAMAKQQQRVFNEKLSAGMLPRDPNDIDRS; encoded by the exons ATGAATCCAGAATCACAGGTTACAACGCGGGGTGGACAGTTAcagagagttacctccccttacgGGATACCAGAAGGCGCCGTTCCACTTGACAGGCAGGAAGTATTGAAGGTTCAATGGACAACAATAAGAAACTGGAAACCAAGGAGCGAAAT GTGGCCGTTTATCCACGGTGCATCTCTACTGGCCTCGTTCAGCGCTTTATCTGGAGCCGTGTGCAACATGTATTTCCGGGAGAAATTTAATGTGCAGAAATTTGGACGAGCGTCTACCTTTGTCCCCATCATAGTCATACCTGCTGCACTAAGCATGATTACACACCAGCTCTGGGTTAGCAATACGATTCTTGTCGATGAATTCTCGTGCCCGTTGTGCGGACAAGTACGAGCGGGGACCATACAAGCCATCTTGGGTGCAGTGTATCCGTGCACGTTGGCCGCTCCATTGGCGATAGTTCTGGCGCGACGCAACTGGACGTACCCAGTCCCTACAATCACGGAACACAGACAGGTGCTGAGCATGCTCAGTAAGACTGGACGCCCATTTCAACTGCCTTTCCTGGTCATTTTCATGGGGCAATTTGTCATGGGAATGGCCATGGCAAAGCAACAACAGCGCGTTTTCAACGAAAAACTGTCAGCTGGCATGTTGCCAAGGGATCCAAATGATATTGATAGGAGCTGA